The genomic DNA CCATAATTTATTTAATAATTGTTTCATGTGCAGTACAAGTTGCACCGAAAGGTGGACCAAAAGATATTAACCCTCCGGAAGTATTAACTGAAAGCCCTAAAAATGAATCAATAAACTTTAATGCAAAGGAAATTGTAATAAAATTTAATGAATTTATACAGTTAAATGATATTCATAACAAAATGATTATTTCACCTCCAATTGAGCCTTTTCCTGAAATTTCTATAAATAAGAAGAGCATAGTTATTAAAATTGAAGAGAAATTGGAAGACAACACTACCTATAAATTTCAATTTGGTGAATCAGTAGTTGATATTACAGAAAGAAATCCTTTGAAAGATTTTAATTACGTGATAAGTACCGGAAATAAAATAGACTCTTTAAGAATAAGAGGTAAAATAAAGGGTGTATATAGGGATGAAAATGAAAAAAAAATAAAGGTTTTACTTTATATCGCAGGAAATGACTCTAGTATTTACAATGAAAAACCAAAATATTTCTCTAAAACCACAGAGGACGGGAGTTTTGAGATTACA from Bacteroidota bacterium includes the following:
- a CDS encoding Ig-like domain-containing domain, which codes for MRIRKIAFSIIYLIIVSCAVQVAPKGGPKDINPPEVLTESPKNESINFNAKEIVIKFNEFIQLNDIHNKMIISPPIEPFPEISINKKSIVIKIEEKLEDNTTYKFQFGESVVDITERNPLKDFNYVISTGNKIDSLRIRGKIKGVYRDENEKKIKVLLYIAGNDSSIYNEKPKYFSKTTEDGSFEITNIKEGRYNIFALQDKNENYKYDFGEKVGFTNKSIELVKDTNIGEIKIFAEQVSYSNVISVEL